From one Mycolicibacterium sp. HK-90 genomic stretch:
- a CDS encoding class I adenylate-forming enzyme family protein, protein MSDTLPGLLHGGTDHPLLICDDERISYAEAEFRSARLAGELVAVGAGKGTHVGLLYPNGVDFVVAMLAAARIGAVVVPFSTFLTTTELRSQLLDSDVEIMLSANHFRNHDYAVRLSEIVNDAPCLRHVLVEPSGPAEPDRAGVTALQSDVDASDVLAIIYTSGSTGAPKGVVHTHGALLAHQRNLNEIRGLTAADRLFCNSPFFWIGGFAFGLLATMAAGATLICSNATEAEATLDLLETAKPTITNGFIAGIAHLARHPSLPDRKLTARRGNLYPIMAPDCRPADPELRHNMLGMTETGSVVLIDGDDSDQPEHRRGSYGRPAPGFETKVLPTGELCVRGPYLMQGYHGRNREDCFDADGWLHTGDLVRVDDDGYFYFLGRAGSMIKTAGANVTPGEVEKALAALGYSAHVLGLPDIERGQIVAAVVVTDPPTGFDQEAVRRALRLRLSAYKVPRRFATVRREELPVLSSGKVDTTALAGLFDA, encoded by the coding sequence GTGTCTGACACCCTCCCCGGCCTGCTGCACGGGGGCACCGACCATCCGCTGCTGATCTGCGACGATGAGCGGATCAGCTACGCCGAGGCCGAGTTTCGCTCCGCACGATTGGCCGGGGAGCTCGTGGCGGTCGGCGCCGGGAAGGGGACGCACGTCGGGCTGCTCTATCCCAACGGTGTCGATTTCGTGGTGGCCATGCTGGCCGCAGCCAGAATCGGCGCCGTCGTCGTACCGTTCTCGACGTTCCTCACCACCACCGAGTTGCGGAGCCAGCTGCTCGACTCCGACGTCGAAATCATGTTGTCGGCCAACCATTTTCGCAATCACGATTACGCTGTACGGCTGTCGGAGATCGTCAACGACGCGCCCTGCCTGCGCCACGTACTCGTCGAACCATCGGGTCCAGCCGAGCCGGACCGGGCCGGGGTGACGGCCCTGCAGTCCGATGTCGACGCATCCGATGTGCTGGCCATCATCTACACCTCGGGTTCCACCGGTGCGCCGAAGGGCGTGGTGCACACCCACGGCGCACTGCTGGCACATCAGCGCAATCTGAATGAGATTCGCGGACTCACCGCCGCCGACAGGCTGTTCTGCAACTCGCCGTTCTTCTGGATCGGCGGTTTCGCGTTCGGCCTGCTGGCCACCATGGCCGCCGGCGCCACGCTGATCTGTTCGAACGCGACCGAGGCCGAAGCGACCCTCGACTTGCTGGAGACCGCGAAGCCCACCATCACCAACGGCTTCATCGCCGGGATCGCTCACCTGGCCCGCCATCCCAGCCTCCCCGACCGGAAGCTCACGGCGCGCCGCGGCAACCTCTACCCGATCATGGCGCCTGACTGCCGGCCCGCCGACCCGGAGCTGCGGCACAACATGCTGGGGATGACCGAGACCGGCAGCGTGGTGCTGATCGACGGTGACGACAGCGATCAGCCCGAGCACCGGCGCGGCAGCTACGGCAGACCCGCACCCGGATTCGAGACGAAGGTGCTGCCGACCGGCGAATTGTGTGTCCGCGGACCCTATCTCATGCAGGGATATCACGGCCGCAACCGCGAGGACTGCTTCGACGCCGACGGCTGGCTTCACACCGGCGATCTGGTGCGCGTGGACGACGACGGCTACTTCTACTTTCTCGGCCGGGCGGGGTCGATGATCAAGACGGCCGGCGCCAACGTCACGCCCGGTGAGGTCGAGAAGGCCCTGGCAGCACTGGGATATTCGGCCCATGTGCTCGGACTGCCCGACATCGAGCGCGGACAGATCGTGGCGGCCGTCGTGGTCACGGATCCCCCGACCGGTTTCGACCAGGAAGCCGTGCGCCGCGCCCTGCGCCTGCGCTTGTCGGCCTACAAGGTGCCGCGCCGGTTCGCGACAGTGCGGCGTGAGGAGCTACCGGTCCTGTCGAGCGGGAAAGTCGACACCACCGCGCTGGCAGGGTTGTTCGATGCCTGA